The following are encoded together in the Jaculus jaculus isolate mJacJac1 chromosome 3, mJacJac1.mat.Y.cur, whole genome shotgun sequence genome:
- the LOC101613872 gene encoding olfactory receptor 8D2-like, with translation MAISNYSSVIDFLLEGLTKRSELQMLLFLLFLGIYVVTVVGNLGMILLISISSQLNSPMYYFLSHLSFIDLCYSSVITPKMLVNFVSERNIISFLECMAQLYFFLIFVIAEGYLLTAMAYDRYVAICSPLLYNIVMSHRVCSIMTVVVYLLGFFGATVHTTLMSMLSFCGSHIVSHYFCDILPLLTLSCSSTHINEMLLFIIGGINTLAPTLAVLISYAFILSSILHIRSTEGRSRAFGTCSSHLMAVGIFFGSIKFMYFKPPSSNNMEQEKVSSVFYTTVIPMLNPLIYSLRNKDVKNALRKVVAGRQSS, from the coding sequence ATGGCTATTTCAAACTATTCTTCAGTGATTGACTTTCTACTTGAAGGGTTAACAAAACGCTCAGAACTTCAAATGCTACTGTTCCTTCTGTTTCTTGGAATATATGTGGTCACAGTAGTGGGGAACCTGGGCATGATCCTCTTAATCTCCATCAGTTCTCAACTTAACTCTCCAATGTACTACTTCCTCAGTCACTTATCCTTCATTGACCTATGTTACTCCTCTGTAATTACCCCTAAGATGCTGGTGAACTTCGTTTCAGAGAGGAACATCATCTCCTTTCTGGAGTGCATGGCTCAACTTTACTTCTTCCTGATTTTTGTCATTGCCGAAGGCTACCTCCTGACAGCCATGGCCTACGATCGTTACGTTGCCATCTGTAGTCCGCTGCTTTACAATATTGTCATGTCTCACAGGGTCTGTTCCATAATGACGGTTGTGGTGTACTTACTGGGTTTCTTTGGGGCCACTGTCCACACCACCCTCATGTCAATGTTGTCCTTCTGTGGGTCTCATATTGTAAGCCATTATTTTTGTGATATTCTGCCCTTGCTGACTCTGTCTTgctccagtactcatataaatgaAATGCTGCTGTTTATCATTGGTGGAATTAATACCTTAGCACCTACACTAGCTGTTCTCATATCTTATGCTTTCATCCTTTCTAGTATCCTCCATATCCGCTCCACTGAAGGACGGTCCAGAGCCTTCGGCACATGTAGCTCCCATCTCATGGCTGTGGGCATCTTTTTTGGGTCTATAAAATTCATGTATTTCAAGCCACCTTCCAGTAATAATATGGAACAGGAGAAAGTGTCCTCTGTGTTCTACACCACAGTGATTCCAATGCTGAATCCTCTTATCTACAGCTTGAGGAACAAGGATGTGAAGAACGCATTAAGGAAGGTGGTTGCAGGAAGACAGTCATCCTAA